In Megalobrama amblycephala isolate DHTTF-2021 linkage group LG10, ASM1881202v1, whole genome shotgun sequence, one DNA window encodes the following:
- the zgc:110045 gene encoding poly(rC)-binding protein 3 isoform X4 yields MNMNEKEGGVLEGGLNVTLTIRLLMHGKEVGSIIGKKGETVKKMREESGARINISDGSSPERIVTITGPSEVIFKAFAMIAEKFEEDILASMINSTVTSRPPVTLRLVFPASQCGSLIGKGGSKIKEIRESTGAQVQVAGDLLPDSTERAVTISGTPHAITQCVKHICTIMLESPPKGATIPYRPKPSAGGSHTVLTQPHAAPTFAIPGQFAIPPQDVWRPPLQPVLMS; encoded by the exons ATGAATATGAATGAGAAGGAGGGAGGAGTATTGGAGGGGGGGCTAAATGTCACCCTCACCATCCGCCTGCTAATGCATGGAAAG GAAGTTGGAAGTATCATTGGGAAG AAAGGAGAGACTGTCAAAAAAATGAGAGAGGAG AGTGGAGCCCGGATTAATATATCTGACGGTTCCAGTCCAGAGCGCATTGTCACCATCACTGGACCGTCTGAGGTCATTTTCAAAGCCTTTGCCATGATTGCAGAAAAGTTTGAGGAG GATATCCTGGCATCCATGATAAACAGCACTGTGACAAGCAGGCCTCCTGTGACACTGCGTCTCGTCTTCCCCGCCAGTCAGTGCGGTTCACTCATTGGCAAAGGAGGCTCGAAGATCAAAGAGATCAGAGAG AGCACAGGTGCCCAGGTCCAGGTCGCAGGAGACCTACTGCCTGATTCAACCGAGAGAGCTGTGACCATCTCAGGCACCCCCCACGCCATCACACAATGTGTGAAACACATCTGCACCATCATGCTGGAG TCACCACCTAAAGGAGCCACCATTCCATACCGACCCAAACCCTCCGCAGGTGGCAGCCACACAGTGTTGACGCAACCACATGCTGCGCCG ACATTTGCTATTCCAGGACAGTTTGCCATTCCACCCCAAGAC GTCTGGAGGCCTCCATTGCAACCAGTTCTCATGAGCTGA
- the zgc:110045 gene encoding poly(rC)-binding protein 3 isoform X1 codes for MNMNEKEGGVLEGGLNVTLTIRLLMHGKEVGSIIGKKGETVKKMREESGARINISDGSSPERIVTITGPSEVIFKAFAMIAEKFEEDILASMINSTVTSRPPVTLRLVFPASQCGSLIGKGGSKIKEIRESTGAQVQVAGDLLPDSTERAVTISGTPHAITQCVKHICTIMLESPPKGATIPYRPKPSAGGSHTVLTQPHAAPTFAIPGQFAIPPQDLTKLHQLAMQHIPFTSLGQSNPTFPGLEASIATSSHELSIPNDLIGCIIGRQGSKINEIRQMSGAQIKIAGATDGSAVRHVTITGSPASISVAQYLISASLEMAKLSIQAASSSSSSTPIDLSLGFPQSTSSASTPSSMAVLAAPPSAINVHSPSSVSSIPGAHYALPVSSLFGMKTVPLLAVHAATSAGLPTGLTPYTAKIPTSSSIKKSERQKFAPY; via the exons ATGAATATGAATGAGAAGGAGGGAGGAGTATTGGAGGGGGGGCTAAATGTCACCCTCACCATCCGCCTGCTAATGCATGGAAAG GAAGTTGGAAGTATCATTGGGAAG AAAGGAGAGACTGTCAAAAAAATGAGAGAGGAG AGTGGAGCCCGGATTAATATATCTGACGGTTCCAGTCCAGAGCGCATTGTCACCATCACTGGACCGTCTGAGGTCATTTTCAAAGCCTTTGCCATGATTGCAGAAAAGTTTGAGGAG GATATCCTGGCATCCATGATAAACAGCACTGTGACAAGCAGGCCTCCTGTGACACTGCGTCTCGTCTTCCCCGCCAGTCAGTGCGGTTCACTCATTGGCAAAGGAGGCTCGAAGATCAAAGAGATCAGAGAG AGCACAGGTGCCCAGGTCCAGGTCGCAGGAGACCTACTGCCTGATTCAACCGAGAGAGCTGTGACCATCTCAGGCACCCCCCACGCCATCACACAATGTGTGAAACACATCTGCACCATCATGCTGGAG TCACCACCTAAAGGAGCCACCATTCCATACCGACCCAAACCCTCCGCAGGTGGCAGCCACACAGTGTTGACGCAACCACATGCTGCGCCG ACATTTGCTATTCCAGGACAGTTTGCCATTCCACCCCAAGAC TTGACCAAGCTTCACCAGTTGGCTATGCAGCATATCCCCTTTACCTCCCTTGGGCAGAGCAACCCCACCTTCCCTG GTCTGGAGGCCTCCATTGCAACCAGTTCTCATGAGCTGAGCATACCTAACGAT CTCATAGGCTGCATCATTGGCAGACAGGGCAGTAAGATCAATGAGATTCGCCAGATGTCTGGTGCCCAGATCAAAATTGCCGGGGCTACAGACGGTTCGGCAGTGCGCCACGTCACCATCACAGGCTCCCCAGCCAGCATCAGTGTGGCTCAGTACCTCATCAGTGCGAG TTTAGAGATGGCTAAACTGAGCATCCAGGCTGCatcatcctcctcctccagCACACCTATCGACCTCAGCCTGGGCTTCCCCCAGTCCACCTCCTCTGCCTCCACACCCTCTTCCATGGCCGTCCTGGCTGCTCCCCCCTCTGCTATTAATGTCCACTCCCCCTCGTCCGTCTCCTCCATCCCCGGTGCCCACTACGCATTGCCTGTTTCCAGCCTGTTTGGCATGAAAACCGTCCCCCTGCTGGCAGTGCACGCAGCCACCTCCGCAGGCCTTCCGACCGGCCTCACCCCCTACACCGCAAAGATCCCCACCTCGTCCAGCATCAAAAAATCAGAGCGGCAGAAGTTTGCCCCATACTGA
- the zgc:110045 gene encoding poly(rC)-binding protein 3 isoform X3 — protein sequence MNMNEKEGGVLEGGLNVTLTIRLLMHGKEVGSIIGKKGETVKKMREESGARINISDGSSPERIVTITGPSEVIFKAFAMIAEKFEEDILASMINSTVTSRPPVTLRLVFPASQCGSLIGKGGSKIKEIRESTGAQVQVAGDLLPDSTERAVTISGTPHAITQCVKHICTIMLESPPKGATIPYRPKPSAGGSHTVLTQPHAAPTFAIPGQFAIPPQDLTKLHQLAMQHIPFTSLGQSNPTFPGLEASIATSSHELSIPNDAVLSDSKSEATVVQHLQLNINLIGLP from the exons ATGAATATGAATGAGAAGGAGGGAGGAGTATTGGAGGGGGGGCTAAATGTCACCCTCACCATCCGCCTGCTAATGCATGGAAAG GAAGTTGGAAGTATCATTGGGAAG AAAGGAGAGACTGTCAAAAAAATGAGAGAGGAG AGTGGAGCCCGGATTAATATATCTGACGGTTCCAGTCCAGAGCGCATTGTCACCATCACTGGACCGTCTGAGGTCATTTTCAAAGCCTTTGCCATGATTGCAGAAAAGTTTGAGGAG GATATCCTGGCATCCATGATAAACAGCACTGTGACAAGCAGGCCTCCTGTGACACTGCGTCTCGTCTTCCCCGCCAGTCAGTGCGGTTCACTCATTGGCAAAGGAGGCTCGAAGATCAAAGAGATCAGAGAG AGCACAGGTGCCCAGGTCCAGGTCGCAGGAGACCTACTGCCTGATTCAACCGAGAGAGCTGTGACCATCTCAGGCACCCCCCACGCCATCACACAATGTGTGAAACACATCTGCACCATCATGCTGGAG TCACCACCTAAAGGAGCCACCATTCCATACCGACCCAAACCCTCCGCAGGTGGCAGCCACACAGTGTTGACGCAACCACATGCTGCGCCG ACATTTGCTATTCCAGGACAGTTTGCCATTCCACCCCAAGAC TTGACCAAGCTTCACCAGTTGGCTATGCAGCATATCCCCTTTACCTCCCTTGGGCAGAGCAACCCCACCTTCCCTG GTCTGGAGGCCTCCATTGCAACCAGTTCTCATGAGCTGAGCATACCTAACGAT GCTGTCCTCAGTGATAGCAAGTCTGAGGCCACTGTAGTGCAACATTTACAGCTAAACATTAATCTGATTGGATTACCCTAA
- the zgc:110045 gene encoding poly(rC)-binding protein 3 isoform X2, with product MNMNEKEGGVLEGGLNVTLTIRLLMHGKEVGSIIGKKGETVKKMREESGARINISDGSSPERIVTITGPSEVIFKAFAMIAEKFEEDILASMINSTVTSRPPVTLRLVFPASQCGSLIGKGGSKIKEIRESTGAQVQVAGDLLPDSTERAVTISGTPHAITQCVKHICTIMLESPPKGATIPYRPKPSAGGSHTVLTQPHAAPTFAIPGQFAIPPQDLTKLHQLAMQHIPFTSLGQSNPTFPGLEASIATSSHELSIPNDLIGCIIGRQGSKINEIRQMSGAQIKIAGATDGSAVRHVTITGSPASISVAQYLISARLSSVIASLRPL from the exons ATGAATATGAATGAGAAGGAGGGAGGAGTATTGGAGGGGGGGCTAAATGTCACCCTCACCATCCGCCTGCTAATGCATGGAAAG GAAGTTGGAAGTATCATTGGGAAG AAAGGAGAGACTGTCAAAAAAATGAGAGAGGAG AGTGGAGCCCGGATTAATATATCTGACGGTTCCAGTCCAGAGCGCATTGTCACCATCACTGGACCGTCTGAGGTCATTTTCAAAGCCTTTGCCATGATTGCAGAAAAGTTTGAGGAG GATATCCTGGCATCCATGATAAACAGCACTGTGACAAGCAGGCCTCCTGTGACACTGCGTCTCGTCTTCCCCGCCAGTCAGTGCGGTTCACTCATTGGCAAAGGAGGCTCGAAGATCAAAGAGATCAGAGAG AGCACAGGTGCCCAGGTCCAGGTCGCAGGAGACCTACTGCCTGATTCAACCGAGAGAGCTGTGACCATCTCAGGCACCCCCCACGCCATCACACAATGTGTGAAACACATCTGCACCATCATGCTGGAG TCACCACCTAAAGGAGCCACCATTCCATACCGACCCAAACCCTCCGCAGGTGGCAGCCACACAGTGTTGACGCAACCACATGCTGCGCCG ACATTTGCTATTCCAGGACAGTTTGCCATTCCACCCCAAGAC TTGACCAAGCTTCACCAGTTGGCTATGCAGCATATCCCCTTTACCTCCCTTGGGCAGAGCAACCCCACCTTCCCTG GTCTGGAGGCCTCCATTGCAACCAGTTCTCATGAGCTGAGCATACCTAACGAT CTCATAGGCTGCATCATTGGCAGACAGGGCAGTAAGATCAATGAGATTCGCCAGATGTCTGGTGCCCAGATCAAAATTGCCGGGGCTACAGACGGTTCGGCAGTGCGCCACGTCACCATCACAGGCTCCCCAGCCAGCATCAGTGTGGCTCAGTACCTCATCAGTGCGAG GCTGTCCTCAGTGATAGCAAGTCTGAGGCCACTGTAG